TCTGCTCGGCCTGGTTATACAGGGCTATACGCGCATCACCCGTTTCCTCCTCCGCCTGCATCACCGTCGAATCGAATGTTGGATTGCTCCATAAACCGCTATTGTCGGGAGCATTGGTGGTCAAATTCAACGTCAACCAATCATAGGGGTCGGGGAAGTCCGCCGTCCACTGCGTAAAGCCAAATTGCACCTCGTGGTTCGCGGTCTCCATGTTGTAGGCGGTCAGCTCGACCGGCAGCAATTTCACCTGAATGCCCAGCGCATTTTGCCACATCTGCTGTAAAGCGACGGCTTCCGAGGTAGACACCTGTGAATTGGGATATGAGAAGGTAATTTGTGGCACCTTCGTCACGTCTGGATAGACCGATTGTAGTAACGCCTTTGCCTTAGAAGGATTATAGGGAATACCCTGGTAGCCTGCTTGATAGCCGGGCATACCGGGCGGAATAATCGTGGGAGCAGCAATGGCCGATCCCTTGAAGATAGCAGTTGCCAGAAGCTGTTTATTGGTAGCATAGGCAAAAGCCTGGCGCACAGCCACATTATTAAACGGCGGCTTCGTATTGTTGAAGAAAAGCAAGTCTGTCTGTAACAACGAAGAGGAGACAAAGCCGGACATGTTTTTCGCTATGGACAGGTCCGCGGGCAGGATATTCCAGTCGAAGGCATATTGTCCGGCCTGGTAGGTCTTGAAAGCGGTAGAGGGGTCATTGACGAAGAGCATGTCTACCTCTTTCAACTTTGTCTTAGGGCCATAGTAATATGGATTAGGGACGAGTACCATTTTGACATTATGGTCCCATTCCTTGACCATAAATGGGCCGGTGCCCACACCACTGCCGGCAACGTGGTTCACCCAGTTCATCTGTCCATACTGATGAATAATTTTCTCATTCAAGGGAAAAGAGATCGATGTCGCCAGCACGTCTAAGAAATAGGCGGTCGGCTTCGTCAGGGTAATCTGCAGGGTAGTATCATTGAGGGCCTTCACTCCTGCCAGCACATTGGTTTTGCCAGTATTGACATCATTCGCGCCGACTATATTGCCTTCGAATAAGGTAGCAATCGGCGATGCTACGGATGGGAGCAGCGCGCGGGTCAGGGTATAGACATACGACTGGGCAGTGACAGGAGTACCATCAGAGAACTTGATGTCAGGTTTGAGGGTAAAGGTATAGGTTTTTTCGTCGCTGGAAATAGTCCAGGTTGCCTGGTCTGACACAACATTCAAATTCTTGTCAAACCGCACCAGGCCGCTATAAATCATGCCCACAGCGACAGCTGAGTTCGCATCCGGCCCCTGTGCCGGGTCAAGCACACTGATATCCTGGGTGCCAACATTTGGAAATATCAGCACCTGGTTGGACGCCAGGGCAGGAGTTCCATTCGCTTTGGGCGCGGTGGTGGTTCCACCGCTGCAAGCAGCAACAAGAAGGAGCAGAGCGATCAAAAAGGTCGATCTGATAAACACGCGCCGGGAAAGCCAGCAGCAAGATTGATTTTTCACATCTCATCTCGCTTTCTATCTAAATGAAGCCATAAATAGACGTTTCGATATATTGCAATGGGAACATACCTTTCTCTATTGGCGTCCATTGTACTACTTCGGCAATGCCTGGGGCAAGCCAGATTCAGAAGTTGGCTTGCTCGATTTCACGGAATTGCCTCTTATAAAACATGGACAAACAGGTAATTCTGCGTCTATAATGAGAATGGATAATCGTACTGTTCAACGACGAACAGAGGCTCCATTTCCAGCTTCCAGTTCGTGACTAGAGACCAGGAAAGGAGGGACAGGTAAGCAGCGAGGAAGCTACTTATCCTGAACAGGATGGACGAAAAAGAACTTTTTATGAACGGCGAGTTCGTACCCGCCGAGCAGGGTGTCATTTCTGTACGCACACATGGTTTTGCCTACGGCACCGGCTGTTTTGAGGGTATCCGGGGATATTGGAATGAGAAGGATGAGCAGGTTTACCTCTTCCGCCTGCGCGAACACTACAAGCGGTTCTTGAACTCGTGCAAGATTCTCCAGATTTCGCTTCCCTACAATATAGACCAGCTCATTGATTTGAGCGTAGAGCTTGTGCGCCGTAGTGGCCTGAAACAAAACCTCTACCTGCGACCGGTAGCTTACAAGGCCGATCAGACTATCGGTGTGCGCCTGCATGGGTTAGAAGACCATTTTATCATTACCATTTCACCCATGGGCGATTACATCGATACCAATGGGCTGCACTGCGGCGTGTCTTCCTGGCGTCGTGTCGACGATAACGCCATCCCTGCGCGTGCCAAGCTAACCGGCGCTTATGTCAATTCGGCTTTCGCTAAAAGCGAGGCCATGCAAAATGGGTTTGATGAAGCGATCATGCTGACGAACGAAGGACATGTCTCGGAGGGCAGCGCCGAAAACATTTTCCTGGTCATGAATGGCGAGCTTGTCACTCCTGCCCCTACCGAGAATATCCTGCTCGGCATTACCCGCGATACAATTATTGAACTGGCG
The window above is part of the Ktedonobacteraceae bacterium genome. Proteins encoded here:
- a CDS encoding peptide ABC transporter substrate-binding protein, with the protein product MKNQSCCWLSRRVFIRSTFLIALLLLVAACSGGTTTAPKANGTPALASNQVLIFPNVGTQDISVLDPAQGPDANSAVAVGMIYSGLVRFDKNLNVVSDQATWTISSDEKTYTFTLKPDIKFSDGTPVTAQSYVYTLTRALLPSVASPIATLFEGNIVGANDVNTGKTNVLAGVKALNDTTLQITLTKPTAYFLDVLATSISFPLNEKIIHQYGQMNWVNHVAGSGVGTGPFMVKEWDHNVKMVLVPNPYYYGPKTKLKEVDMLFVNDPSTAFKTYQAGQYAFDWNILPADLSIAKNMSGFVSSSLLQTDLLFFNNTKPPFNNVAVRQAFAYATNKQLLATAIFKGSAIAAPTIIPPGMPGYQAGYQGIPYNPSKAKALLQSVYPDVTKVPQITFSYPNSQVSTSEAVALQQMWQNALGIQVKLLPVELTAYNMETANHEVQFGFTQWTADFPDPYDWLTLNLTTNAPDNSGLWSNPTFDSTVMQAEEETGDARIALYNQAEQIAITDVGWLPLDHETLSAVIPSWVHGVSLNYTGLYFGDWSDVYLLQH
- a CDS encoding branched-chain amino acid transaminase — translated: MDEKELFMNGEFVPAEQGVISVRTHGFAYGTGCFEGIRGYWNEKDEQVYLFRLREHYKRFLNSCKILQISLPYNIDQLIDLSVELVRRSGLKQNLYLRPVAYKADQTIGVRLHGLEDHFIITISPMGDYIDTNGLHCGVSSWRRVDDNAIPARAKLTGAYVNSAFAKSEAMQNGFDEAIMLTNEGHVSEGSAENIFLVMNGELVTPAPTENILLGITRDTIIELARRELGRITRERQVDRTELYIADEIFLCGTGAQIAPVVRVDHRPVGDGKIGPISNALYKLYHDIVRGRIPEYREQWCTPVYAAVPSHQSAEAKD